The genomic DNA TTGGGAAACAATTCGCTGCAATTCGTAAAATCGTTCCTGCGTCAGCCGGGAGCGGTTGGCGCGATCGCCCCCAGTTCCGAACAACTCGCCCAAACCATGGTCGGCTGGTTCGATTGGGAATCGGCTCGCGGCGTCGTCGAATACGGACCGGGAACCGGCGTCTTCACGAAACATGTCGTCCAGAAACTGCATCCCGACGCCAAGTTCTTCGCGATCGAACGCGATCCCGAATTGGTCGCGATCGTCCAGCAGAAGTTGCCCGACGTGGACGTTGTCGAAGAGAGCGTGGCCAACGTCGTCGCGCTGTGCCAAGCTCGCGGCATCGAACAAGTCGATGCGATCGTCTGCGGACTGCCTTGGGCTTCGTTCCCCGATACGCTGCAGCGGGAATGCATCGACGCGATGATGCAGGTGCTGCGACCGGGTGGCCAATTCGCTACGTTCGCCTACTGGCAAGGTCTGCTGTTGCCCGCCGGCCAACGCTTCAAACGCCGCCTGGGCGATTATTTCTCGACAGTCGAATACAGCCCCACGGTCTGGCGCAACCTGCCTCCTGCGTTTGTCTATCGCTGCACGCGGTAGCGGATGGAAACGCGGCTGACACAGCAATTCATCCATGTGTCGACCTCCGGCCTGGGTTCCAGGGTGCCTTACTGGCCCCGGCGGCTTACACCGCCGGCAGTTCGTGTGTCGGCCTTCGGCCTGGGTTCCAGTGCGCCTTACTGGCCCCGGCGGTTTACACCGCCGGCAATTCGTGTGTCGGCCTTCGGCCTGGGGCGATTTGCGTCTTGGCAGCCCACCAGCGTCTGACATCGACCGCACTGCGTGACTGAATCGGCTGGGCTCAGGACGGCATTGGGATCAAGATTCCCCTCACGCCTACCTACGTTTTTTTTCAGGTCGGAGGCCGGCATACAACCTGCCGGAAGCGTACGCCTCCGGGCCGAATGCAGCGTCATCACCAAAAGGCCGGAGGCCGACACAGGCCGGTGGAAGTATGGAGGCTCCATCGCCATAATGCGGCCGTCAATTGAGTCGCAATTTTGAGACCATAACGTCGATCGAGAACCATGCCAGAACCGATGAGAGCGGCAGTACGCCACCGTTATGGACCGCCGGAGGTCTTGGAGATTTGTGCGAT from Rosistilla oblonga includes the following:
- a CDS encoding class I SAM-dependent methyltransferase is translated as MTASVVTDNESGESSAVAEEAMGSYHFGSSCEARPLDDSPPFFKQRTDLLGNNSLQFVKSFLRQPGAVGAIAPSSEQLAQTMVGWFDWESARGVVEYGPGTGVFTKHVVQKLHPDAKFFAIERDPELVAIVQQKLPDVDVVEESVANVVALCQARGIEQVDAIVCGLPWASFPDTLQRECIDAMMQVLRPGGQFATFAYWQGLLLPAGQRFKRRLGDYFSTVEYSPTVWRNLPPAFVYRCTR